In Ursus arctos isolate Adak ecotype North America unplaced genomic scaffold, UrsArc2.0 scaffold_10, whole genome shotgun sequence, the DNA window TGATTCTGTAATTGGAGTTAGTTTAGATATGTATAAGCAAGTAATCATTTAACTGATTACTTTTTATAAGACTATCAAACCTGAGTTAACTATTGATATGAGGCATTACAAGTGGTGAATCTCTTACCAAAATATCATATAATTCTTTTTCATCTTAATTTCCACAGAGAAATTGCATAAGTCACGTTATAACAACACTTCCTTGAAAGTTTATTAAgcatatttcaaaacatttcatttattacctttttttcaGTTTGATACTGCTTAAATGCAGTCGTATAAATAACATGCTCTGCCTTCTTTGTTCAATTTTTCACACCAAAAGTATGAAAAAAGAGTCACTGTATTTGGATCCTTATTGCACTCTTAAATCGATTcacttttcctttaaagaaaatcaagtaTCAGAAGTGAGGCCGACTTTTGTGTCCAGATGATATGGTCAGTGGTAGTGTTACTGAAGACAGTGAAGAAACTTCCCAGTATAGACTGTGGGACAGAAAGAGTCTGTAGAGAATAACCATGGAAACAGACTGACAAAGGATAACACCTATTGTAATaacctgaaaagaaaagaaagggaatgcTTTTACCACacgcaaaaacaaacaaattatgtTCAATTTATCGTGAACCTATATACTTTCCGTTTACATacaaaatacacatatacatatccTGCTCTATCCTCTATCTTTAACATGGGTACATTTTATCAAAGAAATTTTCAAGAGGAAAATATGACTAATGTTCAGAACTGTAATCGTTCAAAGGCAAAATTTATTGAACAGTTAAGTTTAGAGACTCCAAAATAAGACACATTCAATTTGCTAAACCATGCTCTCCTCAGGGTGCACACACTACCGAAAGTGGTAAGAAAAATCAGGTTCGTGGCTAATCTGGTTAAGAGGAGTAAAGCATGCCCCACCTGAATCCTGAAGAGCATTCTAAAAGCCCTTTCAAAAATTCTCAAGTTGCTTCTTTATTTCTGTAGACTACTGTCCTATCTATTTACCCTTTGCGAACACCTCAGGTTCCAGAACCATCTGTGTGTTCTAGCCCACACTGCCTTGCTTGTAAGCGGTACCTGGCAGAGCACAATGCAATGACGgagcagtctacctacgcagccAGGTATCCACACAATCAAGTGTGGCCCCCTTGCGCGTGGCACCCCCATCTGCAGTCTGGTAAAGCAACTAGACTGATTTTTCATCaatctattttgatttttaaccactgtgtcttaaaaaattttaatccgTTGTTCGTAACAAAGATGGATCATGAATTGTCTAATTTATAAAACAGTATTATGAAATAGTCTGAAATAATAAAAGcgattttcatcatttttttattaactagaatgaaacatttttcttttatattataaaGTTCTTATTTATATACTCACCAGttcaattattttgtttcaacgttttgttttaaagaattcagaaaacctgatgagtggataaatagGGCTTTTCTACTTTAATAATTTCTCaataaagacaacaaaaaacTACTGTGATCATGTATATTACCTACCTTATCTCTTTGGTAGTCactaaaaatgacagaaatacaTGCAAGACCTGGATGGCATAAAAACCACAAGATACAGCCCTGAAACAAATGACAGATCGGTCAAATGAGTACATCTGGATGTTTATTTCCAGAAGGTGccagataaaaaaaattactaacctATTTAGGAGGTCCTGATTGACCTCAATTGGTCTTTAGAAGTTCAAtctaataaaatgtaaaaataaatttgctattgctgtgataatattttgtttctaatcaaatgcatattttaaattttatatttgtaattctCTCATATGAACCCATTTTAATATACTGCattgtatatattacatacttaaacatgaaaatacattaatgtaAGTAACATCAAAAGTTGAGAAAAGCAAAGTACAAATGTGTAATATtcctataaaaaaagaatgtataaaaaacaCATTCGTATTTGCATGTAGAGATACACAAAGAAATTCTGTAAGAATATCCAAAACACCGACTTAATAGTGGTGGCCCGTTTGCTGATTAGTACGTAAGAGAGTGGAATTGGGCAAGAATGGGAAACTTTTTAACATTATACTCTTCAAGCatctctttcctatttttccaAGAACGgccatgtattttcttttccaaaattaaatcTGAAGTAAAAGAGTAAGTTAATAAATAGTAGCTGCTGAGATGCTCAGTACTTTGAAGATAAGGGAAAAAACAAGATGTAAAATTTGTTTAGCATGCTACTACTGCTTGTGTAAATATGGAAGGAAATACACAGGAATATTTGAAATTCTCTAGGAAGATAAATTGGGAATTAACAGCAGTGATTATATGAGGAGATAATAACTGAGTagatgggagagagggaaaaaatatttgcttctctTCTAATATTTTCAGATGTTTgaacccattaaaaaaattaaattaaaacatataaaataatttttttaagttcaagaaAAAAGTTTGGACCAGTTTTAAACACAGACCAAAAgaggaaatttcattttaaaacaccttaaatatatattaccTTTCCAAACAAAAAGCATtcctgtttctgtgaaaaattcaaAGGCAAAATGGCGTTTTCTTGCCTGTTTGGTACTCAGAAAGCTGAAGTGGGTTCTGGAGCTGCAGGAGCAGCTTTAAAATGATGAACGCTGGGAATAAGCAATCTGGCCCTCCTTCCACAGCCGCCCTCGAATGCCGAGCACTGTGCACTCGGCGTGGGGGGATGCTGACGAACAGCTTATCTGAATGCTGTTCTGAGGTGCCAGGATGAAGGCGTACGGATACTCTCAATCTGACAGAAAACTATAGCCTTCTAGCGAGGTAGGCTCCTGCAATGTTACTGCCCTGACTTCTCTCCTCATCTTTTCCTTCATTAAATGGGTAGagaaaaaataccaaatttgCTTTCAGATCCCACTTGTGTAAGAAGGACATAGAAAGGAGGAATAAAGTCAATGTGACCTCACAGGGAGGTAGTGAAATGGCTGAAACATAGTATGTGCTCGCCTCCTGCTTCACCTGCTTATGCTGACGAGAGCTCCTCATGGTTAGAAAACACTGCATAACTCTGACAGTAACAGTTCATAATTAATAAGTGGTTTTTGAGAAATGTAAactgttttctaatttaattttttaaaaactccgatactacaggaaaataaaagtgaaattccTATTGATAAATTATGACCCAGGCAAAACTGACCTACCTAAGATTACAAGAAACTACGATTTCACAggttctgtaaaatgggaatagtaatacCTACATCTCATAGGCTGTAAAGATTAAATGCATTAAAGCACATCAAGGGCATATCTTAGTGCTCTGGCACATCATAAAAACTTAACCAACATTAGCATGGGGTTGCTTAACCTCCCAAAAAAAGCAGGACAAAGCGGATAATCAGAAGAAGCCATTTTCTACCCAAACCCATACTTTGGCAAACGTGATGTAGAACTCCCTTTTAAGCGTGCTTCTCTCCACTGTGATGATCTGGTAGAGTCCACAGCCTAACGACAATGCCAGGCAAATCCTTAAAATGATTAGCAAAATCCCAGCTAAGTTGTGATGTGAATGGTAGCTGTGAGGACTGGTATCTTCAAACTGTTCCCAAAGTAGCAAAATACTCTGCAAAATACAATATTACATTTAGAGGAACAAAACCCTGTCTACTCATAAATACTTTGTCAACTCTTTTCAAACATCCCCTTAAAGAGTATATGAACATTCCCAAGAGGTTCTAAGATTTACCAGACTACACAGGCTGTTGACTAGTAAAGCACAGGCATCAGGTATAGATTTTTCCTCCCTGATACCCTAAGCTAAGAAAAGGGATTTTTATCAAATAAGACCacatacaaaacataaaaaatgcaGTTGCCACCACGATTCAAGCAAGACATCTCTAAGGATGAAAATAAGTTGAAAACATTAAGAGACTAAACCTAAACTTTCTTCTACATCTCTCTTCCTTCAGCACCATATTAGGAATCAAACTGCCCTGTATTCAAGCTCATTATCTCAGGATAACTGAAATATCCAGTATCTTCTGTAATCCAGAAGCGAACAAGTCAGAATTGTTGATTTCAGATGTCACTCCCCAgggtaaaggagagagagagagagagaaagtgtgtgtgtgtgtgtgtatttttttttttttttgagtgagaaTGAGTACATGTGCATGCAcaggcagtggggaagggcagagggagagggagagaaaccccaagcaggttccacacccaatgTGCAGCCCGATGGggggggctcaaacccatgaccctgagatcatgacctgagccgaaatcgagtcggacccttaactgactgtgccacccaggcaccctaaaggACAGTGCATTTTTAATATTCACTATAAGCACTCAGGTTATTCATGAATAGCCAACAGTTACTCATCCTTTTGTTTGTTGACTTCTTTTTCCCATATTGTTACCATTATAGTAAAAAGCTCAGCAATTCCTCATTAGCTGTTCTGTTTATGGCTATTCAGTAGAAactttccttccatcttttccAAATGTCAATCACAAATTACTATAATGTTTTTGCCATCGCACATGTCAGTAGCCCTGTGTTTCCTTCGTTTGCCAACTCAGCCCTCAGAATTGTCTTCAGTGGCTTCCAAAGAATTCAGATGAAAACTCAGTCATTAAATCCAATTCTTAGACTTTATGGGGTTTGTCAGCAACCCTTCCTCTTCTCACTCTCAAATCTTCTATCCTGGTCTTACTCCTACTACCATGTTTGACAGCTGAACCTCTGTCATCCTGCACATGTGCGTTTCCTTGTTAGGCTGACTATTTGCTCTCCATTACTGAAGTGTTACTTCTTCACTCTCCCAAATTATTATACTCGTATGATTGCTTAACTTCTACTTCTAAACTTAACTTTTGCAATAAGGAAGTGCTACCGTACAACTACCACCTCCCGTTatctatgtgaggtgatggatacgTTACCTAGCCTGAttttggtgatcatttcacaaatgcgtgtgtatgtgtgtgtgtgtgtatatatcaaaacatcaagttgtaTTTCTTAATATGTACTTCTATTTGTTACTTATACCCTAATCAAGCCAATAAAAACCCTATCGCTTCCCATGATTCACATTTTTACATATTCCAACTCCACGTTCTCAGATGTGCATAGTAACACGTGACCTGTGGAGTATCCGCATGTATTTATGTAGTTGCGTTCACCGCGTCCGGTGGTTGTTGAGGACCAGGGCTGTGTCTCACTATTCTTCACAGGTGCTTACATGAACTCAAGAGTAGTGTCATAATCTCAGGTCTCAATTCATATTTGTCTATGATAATGgattaaaatgacaatgaaataatgaaaattcaacttttaaaaaagctCTTTGAGAAATGAGAATTTAACCCAATATTAACACTACTCTCCATAAGCCCTGGATTAAAACATTAAGTTGGTAGAATCTTGCCCTTATTTTCATCACTTCTAATTCAGTTGTCATTAGCCCTTCGTTCTAATGCCTTAGAAAGGCATTATTTCCTTCCTAACTAAATATCGCCACCTGTGACAGGTCTCTTTCTAACTCAGTCATGAAAGTCAATatacctatttcacttagcacctACTATACTAAATAAATACTGAGTAGAAAGATGAATAAAGCACAGGACTTATCCTTCATTAATGAATTTTTCACTTTACTTAATGCATTAAAACTTAGATTATAATGTGCTTGATAGAGCCTAGGTGTAGATTTCACTTTCATCTACAGCTAATGATGGTCACAAACTTAggataaatttttgtttatactttccttaaaaatttttataaaatccatTGCACATAGCCTTATGGAAATCCtagaatagaagaaaacaaacaaagagcTAAGAGAACTAAATCTTCTAAAAGACTATATTtgtttttggatttgttttcaaAAACTAGATCACATTCTTTCTTgttctgtattttgctttttcactAATCTCAGATATTCATTTGAATTCTTTCATGTATAAAGTAACAGAACTGGAGCTAAAAATCCTTGcccatggatgaatctcaaattcACTGATTCACACATTTAAAATGCTGAGTTCTTACTATGtgttagaaaatatgaaagaaaactattaagTAGGAAATGAGAATCTATCCTAATATGAAGctttctgcacatttttaaataagctgATTGAAAGCTCAAATTCAAGTAAATTATAACTAAATTCTGCAATCTACATATACTAGCGCTCAGAACATTACAGGTTATTTGATCTATCACTCTTTAAATtcatactttaaaatgaaaaacttctcatGGGTCCCAAATTTCACTTTTGAAATGAGGTATGTTCAAGTTTGCATTTTTGCATATTGCAAAGTACAAACCCTGAGTATCAATGCTCACCTGTGTTATGACGATGAATACAGCAATGCCAGTAGATGCAGGAGTAGAATCCCACTGGAGAGGTCTGCTTTGAGATTTCTTCATTCTGACTATTGTCCAACCCATGCATAGACTCAGAAGCAGGTATAACATTTGAATTTGGGAAGCAATGTCAAAAACTAatgggaaatgaaaaccaaagtcaACCAAGTTTTCATAATATAAAGGATTTGGTCCTTTTTGCACtgagaatataattatttttttaagcacaagAAGATAGGCATTTTCAAAGAAgttgataaaattcaataataattcaataataagagATATTCAAGTACAActctaaaaattcaaattttgtcATTAAGTTTGTAAACATTTCTGAAAACAGAACAATGGcaattgtctctctctctatatatatatctttattaaGACCAACTTTAAATCTCTTTGTGTCTCCCATTTTTCTTAGCTTTTCTAACTACATAATACTGTTCTCTATAActgcttattaaaataaacacacttttttttaaattttttatttttttaaagattttatttatttatttgacagagacagagacagccagcgagagagggaacacaagcagagggagtgggagaggaagaagcaggctcatagcagaggagcctgatgtggggctcgatcccagaacgccgggatcacgccctgagccgaaggcagacgcttaaccgctgtgccacccaggcgccccaaaataaacACACTTTAAATGTAATTTCTGCAATGTGGAGAAGACCAATGTCTTCATTTCCAggttgttaattattttttggtGGTTGAATTATATAATGTGAACTTATTTTCTAAAACTATTAACAAGAAGTAGCATGACAATAAAATACACGGGTGCTGTAACACTCAAAGAAGTTGGCTTTAGTGTTGAGAGTCTGAAAGACAAATGAAACTCTCCCTGCGTTAGTGTGACGCGCCACCAGGTGGCCATCACTGACACTGCAGGGGAAGGCCGCTACTTTACAAAAAGGAGGCAACAAGACCACCCATCCAGTTCTGCTTGGAGCAAACAACAATCTATAAATACTCCAAGTTCCAcgcatttttattttggaaactaGTATTTACTGACTTAAAGAAGATGACCACTTTCTTATCTCATCACAGGGTATTTTGATGTGGATTTTGGAATAAACGCGATCAGAATTTAACAAAGTGAAATTTTCCTGAAATTGCCAGCGTATATACCTTTGATGTCtacaatttttacttcttttatataaAGATATTCTTGCAGAAACAGGTAAAACAAGCTGTACTACAATATATTAAACAGTTACAAGCTGAAAACCTATTAATGATACACCTTTCCAGATATATTTTGACCATTTTCCCTCTACTCTGCCATCCAAATTAAAACTGGATTCTCCACATTTGTGGTCATGTATTTGTAATAGTGAAATCTGATAATAAACTGTTACTACATTTGAATGGTACAAAATGTCATGGCCTTTCAGATCAAGCATGATTTTCTTACATCACAGATTGTAAGTGACTGTGATGCCAATTACTTTTATTAAACCCCTCACAATACATACTCAGTTACTTAAAGAAGTCAGCCAAAGGAATAGTCCTGCATAAGTTGCTAGTTAGCAAAAACAAATACCTGGGGGGAAAACATTTCTTTGTATACTAAGACACATATTGACAGAACACTATAACTGTAAGCACAGGTAGAAAACTGCATATCTGTCACTGAAAAATAACTAATTGTACATAAAATACAGAGGTCACAAAAAAATCCCAGTCTgtgtgattttattaaaaatcttgacattttggggcgcctgggtggcacagcggttaagcgtctgccttcagctcagggcgtgatgccggcgttatgggatcgagccccacatcaggctcctccgctatgagcctgcttcttcctctcccactccccctgcttgtgttccctctctcgctggctgtctctatctctgtcgaataaataaataaaatctttaaaaaaaaaaaaaatcttgacattttaatcatttaactGATTAAACCTGTTGTCAGAACACCAAAATCTAGCAACATTTATTgtagtttaataaaaaaaatagtaacttttgcTTTTTAACATACAGTGAAGATGCCAGACAGCCTAAAACACTATTTTGTATACAGCAGACACTCACAGAAATTCAAAAGTCCTTGGTTTTAGTAGTAGCTTCCACTGCTGGGCTTTTGTTTGCTTTGCCTCTCAAAATGCAGCAGCTAAATTATTTCTCAGGTTCTGTTCAGCTTTAAAATTCTATAGTTCTATTAAATATTCTGAGTCACCTAAGAGACAAGGGCAGGAGAAGCCAGAGCTCTCAATGCTGTTCAACAGGAGAAGCAACTCTCGCTCATGTCCAAGAAATGACCAGTACACATCCTCTTCAGTAGGAAAACAAAGATTCTAGAAGGTTTAAAGTCTTAACACGAGGAGGATAAATGGGTCCTGAAATCATTACAGAGATTACATTGAGCTATCCTATTAAATGAAGAGAGATGAGACCAAAAGAgaattatggaaatattttaaaaggtaaatccTAGAATGGTTTCATATTCAGAATCTGCTTTTTTAGAACAAATCTTGAGTATTTTTCTGGGACTGAGAATGGCATTACAGTTTATGggaacttttaaatattttccccatcaTGCTTAGTTGAAAAATTACTTCATCAAAGTTCTTcatacaaataaaagaatgaagctgTGAGGTCAATTCGATTATAGGTATAGTATACTCTCTGGCTCTGcgtcagaaatagaaaaagtttaaaaagggaTGAAAATAGGAAAACCACCTCAGCTTTGGGATCAGAAAACCTGGGTCTGAGTTTGGTCTCTACTGCTCAACAGCTGCTGACATTTGGAAATGTGCTTCCTGTCAATGAGCCCAGATTCTTTATGTGCAAAATAGGGATAAACACCTCTACTTCACTGAGTTTTCATTGAGATAACTGAGAAAAGGCATATAAGTATGCTCCAAAACCAATGAAGAACTACGCACATTACCTATCAGCAAGAAGGAACTAAATGGGACATATGGGAACGAAAACTGTGATCCTCTTTTCAGTTGGGTTGAATTCTAACCAACCCTGGATAGAAAAATTGTATCAGgacaaaaataatttacaaagaaggaaaacaagccaGAAGCAGATAGGAAGTTGAGGTTTCAAAAAACCCATCTCAGAAAGATACTCACATTCTGCCAAACTTCCCATAAAAGGTATCCCTATTCCATCTTTGGAGTAACTGAGGAATTGAAGAGAAGAGTATTAGTGTAAATTACAAATGCGCAAAGATGGTTCATAATCAAAGCAAGCATAATTTTGGCAAACTAATTAGGATTAATTAGATGTACTGCTGAACACAGTTTTAGTGGTTTCGAGTTACCTGGAGAAATGAATATAATTGGCTAAAGCTGAGCTGGCTTGTAGCAGCAGCGCCGTTGTCAGAACCTTTAGGATCACGTGCATGGGTCCTCCTTTCCTGATAGCCTGCCACAATGACTGAGCATAAATGCAAGCAAGCACGAAGTACACCAGGactaagaggaaaaagaactcaTGTAACCCtgtgaagagaagaaaggagtttCCTTCAGTACAACAAAGCCAGTCATAGTGTGGGGTTGCTTTCAAATCATCCTTCAATATATTTCTAGAACTTGCTTTTTTAATTGGAGTCAGAGCATTCACTTTTGcatggaaaaaaagggaaattgttaaaatgtaaataatttcctACTTTGGgataaagatttaaatgtaagaagGCAGATTAAACTAAAGTAGGTAAAATCAATCTATAAAAAAGCATCGTGGTCAGGGGATAAGCCCGAAGACTAACCATAAGACACAGTTTTGGTagaaaacagtaaattaaaaCAAGGATTTTGGCATTCAGTTAGACATATTTTTTACCCCCAAAGTGGATTACTTTAGCATGAAATTTAGGAAGATTTCATCAACAATAGTTTAATACACCCtgacaatggttctcaaagtatgatcCCTGGGCCAGTGGCATTAGTTGGGAACTTGTGAGAAATAGAAATGCACATTTTGGGGCCTTATCCCAGCTCTACTATATCAAAAATTCTGGGAGAGGGGAGCAGCAAGCTATGTTTTAATAAGCCCATCAGGTGACTGATGCAAAAACACAGCTCTGGAATGTACCATGACATTTCCAGTTGGACAAAGTTTCCAAATACCTGTTATGACCAGAGTCCCCTTCTGAAGTAAACTGTCTTCAGCTCTTTCAAAGAGGAAATCCTATGGAGACCATGAGACTCCACTCCGCAGCTGACTAAGACTGTAATACCTGACCGAACGGCCACCAATCTGAAGACTAGCCGCTGGCCACCAGACTAATGTGGTTCTCAAAAGTAAGTCAGGCTAATCATATTCTCTCAGGAAATGAAACCACAAAACATGGAAGAAATCAGGCAACAGAAACTGAAGTTGAAAGGAGCTGATGCTGGGACAGACCAAAGACAGCAGATCAGGCCACAGTGACATAAATATTTTGAGTAAGCCGAAATTTTGAATAAGCAAAGGGAGCTGGCTGGTAAAGACAAGAACAAAGTAAACGAGCAGACTTTATATTACAAACGGTGCCAGTCGTTAAGCAGCCTCTAGTTTCTACTAACAGCTTGCCAGTACAGTCTTCATGCATCCACAAGATAAACACCCCCTTTTTCTGCATTACCTGGAATCTTTTGactgtgtcttcatttttcagaaatttcagaaaatttttatcataaacTAGAGGGCCAGCTTTGAGTTGAACAGCTTACTCACATTGACTTGGTTACATAGAGAGCTAGTCCCTAATACTAAGATTTTATACTGTATCTAAGTAACACTGGAGAACAGCGCGGGCAGCTGTGGGTGAGCAGTCTGAACTGCGATCACTTCCACCCCATCATGAGCGCTGAATCCGCTCCAGCTTCCCTTCTGAGGTAAATTCCGATcaacaggcagagaagggggtattaattttgaaaaagcaatCCAGAAAACGCATGTAGTAGGAAAAACAGTCAATAAACTGTTCAATCTCAAATCATGTTTTTGGAATGgttaggaggaaaaagagagatagagagagagagagagagagagtgagtgtgtagTATTTCAGCCACTGGGTGTCTCTCCTGCTCTGCGTATATAAATGTCGCTAGTTACTCCTCCCATTCAGGTAAAAAGGCATGTTTAGTACTTTAGGAAGAGAAgatcaaaaaactgaaaaggcataatttctttttcaactCCTTACATAGAAAGTATTCCAGCTTTAGAAATAATGGGACAATAAGCCCGGGATTGTTACAGTAATGgaacaagacagaaaatatgCTAAATGTATTATCACTGTGGGTCAGTAAAATTCTTTATGTTGTCCTGTCTTTTGAATCtcggtttttgtttttccttcttagtataaagaattaaatatggcattcttttgttttacttactTATAATACTTTACAGAGTATCCATTACCAGATAAAGTTTCAGGCTCCACTAGGTTACAAATccaggacaaaaagaaaatcctcagACTATTTACTGAGTAATCAGAATAACAGGGGAGGAAGGTACGTGTGAAAAGAAGACATATGTCAGTAGCACAAAACAGGATTATTCAATATTAAATGTGCCTTCCAGAAAAGCTAACATTATAAGCAAGGAATTATTTCACTCAGATGATATACTGAATAACTTGAACTAGTGCAGGACATTTGTGTCCTGTACTGTATTCATTCATGACTCTTACCTTGGCCCTGTCCACAAGACAGTCTAAAGATCAAATGCTGATTTTGCATGCACTGTTCTCTTAAATAAATCCCTTCTAGAAAAAAgaagtctgtttttttctcttcagtggtCCACTTTGCCTTTACTCTGTCACCATCCTTCTCAAGAGAGCAATCTATATTTGTTCACTGTgaaattaaattctaattttaagaCAGGCGTACTAAAGTATTAAATCTCATCCatacacaaaagaagaaaaatactgtcAAATAAGCAAGCAACATGTGGCAAACATGTATGTTCTAAGGAAATGTGTAGATTTTAAGGACAGCTTAATGGGACGAAGCACTGGCAAAATTCAGCAGGAAGAAAACTTACAGAACAGCTTCAAAAAACTCAGCTCCAGCTACATGATGGGAGTGGGAGGAAAGGGGGTAAAAAAAGGGGAGAATCACTGGGTGACTGCAGCGCTGGAATACTCTTGCCTACCCCAATGTCCACACCACCTGCAAGGGTTTCAAGATATATCCTGATTAGCCTCCACTGATCACAGAAATTCCAACACCCCTGCCAGTAAGAGGTGAGCCTAACCCTTTACTTTGACATGTTAGTCTACCCTTATCCTTCTTCTGACACCTTCGCTTCCATTTCTCTTAAGATGTTGCAGAGCAAGGACACATGACCCAGCTCTAGCCAGTGAAATCTGACACGGGAGCTTCTGAGAAAGGTTTCGTTGCTCTCAAAAAAGAGATACTGCATTTTGTCATTACCTAGATGTGATGCCCACAAAGTGAACTGCAGTTACCTTAGAACACGGGGGCACTAGCCTAAGGACAAAGATGGCGGTCTGAACATGGGAGGGTACAGAGACGCTGAATAAACCCCCGTGAAGAAGCCTCAGAAATTCTTGTTATGTAAGATAATCTCCTTAATGTCTATCCCACTTGCATGAGAGTTTTCCATTACTTGAAACCAAAAGCATTCCAACATGTTACCAGAGCTAATAtctggaattttagaaacaatgaGACAGCAGATGTGACAGAGAATAATACCACAATATTATTCCGATGAAAACCAGCCTACTTTAGATGATAAAGCTTTAACTCTTGGGATTCTGAGCACTTCTTCTGGTCTCTAACAAGACCACAAATATTGTCAATGaagattctaatttttttaagacgcagttttactttattttacctTAAAACATAATATTCCTATGTAGTATACCTTGTCAAGTGGCATTATCCTTgccttagtgtttttttttaaacacaggccAATCTGTAAAATAGGAGATTAACCAAAAGCCTGATAGATACAAAATACGTAAGttgtttgaaagaaaacaaattataaagtCTAACTGGAATAACATGTAACATTAATTGCAGCTATCCACACCAGGTTATTCTAATTCAAACTCCTTA includes these proteins:
- the GPR180 gene encoding integral membrane protein GPR180 isoform X2, with amino-acid sequence MGALRLLAVALTCCWWPPGSQGKTLRGSFSSAAARDAQGQSIGHFEFHGDHALLCVRINNIAVAVGKEAKLYLFQAQEWLKLQESSPGYSCGEKLSKAQLTMTMNQTEHNLTVSQIPYPQTWHVFYADKYTCKDDNENSQAEDIPFEMMLLNPDAEGNPFDHFSAGESGLHEFFFLLVLVYFVLACIYAQSLWQAIRKGGPMHVILKVLTTALLLQASSALANYIHFSSYSKDGIGIPFMGSLAEFFDIASQIQMLYLLLSLCMGWTIVRMKKSQSRPLQWDSTPASTGIAVFIVITQSILLLWEQFEDTSPHSYHSHHNLAGILLIILRICLALSLGCGLYQIITVERSTLKREFYITFAKVITIGVILCQSVSMVILYRLFLSHSLYWEVSSLSSVTLPLTISSGHKSRPHF
- the GPR180 gene encoding integral membrane protein GPR180 isoform X4, which codes for MGALRLLAVALTCCWWPPGSQGKTLRGSFSSAAARDAQGQSIGHFEFHGDHALLCVRINNIAVAVGKEAKLYLFQAQEWLKLQESSPGYSCGEKLSKAQLTMTMNQTEHNLTVSQIPYPQTWHVFYADKYTCKDDNENSQAEDIPFEMMLLNPDAEGNPFDHFSAGESVFDIASQIQMLYLLLSLCMGWTIVRMKKSQSRPLQWDSTPASTGIAVFIVITQSILLLWEQFEDTSPHSYHSHHNLAGILLIILRICLALSLGCGLYQIITVERSTLKREFYITFAKGCILWFLCHPGLACISVIFSDYQRDKVITIGVILCQSVSMVILYRLFLSHSLYWEVSSLSSVTLPLTISSGHKSRPHF
- the GPR180 gene encoding integral membrane protein GPR180 isoform X1, yielding MGALRLLAVALTCCWWPPGSQGKTLRGSFSSAAARDAQGQSIGHFEFHGDHALLCVRINNIAVAVGKEAKLYLFQAQEWLKLQESSPGYSCGEKLSKAQLTMTMNQTEHNLTVSQIPYPQTWHVFYADKYTCKDDNENSQAEDIPFEMMLLNPDAEGNPFDHFSAGESGLHEFFFLLVLVYFVLACIYAQSLWQAIRKGGPMHVILKVLTTALLLQASSALANYIHFSSYSKDGIGIPFMGSLAEFFDIASQIQMLYLLLSLCMGWTIVRMKKSQSRPLQWDSTPASTGIAVFIVITQSILLLWEQFEDTSPHSYHSHHNLAGILLIILRICLALSLGCGLYQIITVERSTLKREFYITFAKGCILWFLCHPGLACISVIFSDYQRDKVITIGVILCQSVSMVILYRLFLSHSLYWEVSSLSSVTLPLTISSGHKSRPHF
- the GPR180 gene encoding integral membrane protein GPR180 isoform X3, which produces MGALRLLAVALTCCWWPPGSQGKTLRGSFSSAAARDAQGQSIGHFEFHGDHALLCVRINNIAVAVGKEAKLYLFQAQEWLKLQESSPGYSCGEKLSKAQLTMTMNQTEHNLTVSQIPYPQTWHVFYADKYTCKDDNENSQAEDIPFEMMLLNPDAEGNPFDHFSAGESGLHEFFFLLVLVYFVLACIYAQSLWQAIRKGGPMHVILKVLTTALLLQASSALANYIHFSSYSKDGIGIPFMGSLAEFFDIASQIQMLYLLLSLCMGWTIVRMKKSQSRPLQWDSTPASTGIAVFIVITQSILLLWEQFEDTSPHSYHSHHNLAGILLIILRICLALSLGCGLYQIITVERSTLKREFYITFAKIELLKTN